In the genome of Curtobacterium sp. MCLR17_036, the window TGGGCACGCAGCCCGCGATCGGCGAGGCACTCGGCCTGCCGAGCGGCTCCGCCAGCGCCTCGGCGACGACGACGCCGCGGCCCGCCCTGAGCGGCACCGCCCTCGACCGCGCACAGGCCGCCGCGACGATCTCCACCGCGCAGACCGTCATGCGGACCGCGAACGACAAGACGGACACGAGCGCACTCGCCCGCCGCGTCGACGCCCTGAGCGACTACCGGCAGCTCTCCGGCGCCGCGCTGACGACCCGGATCTCGTCGACCGTCGCCTCCACCGCCCACGTCGAACAGGCGAGCGCGACGCAGGACCGACGGGACGTCGACGCGGAGGCCGCCGCGGCGGCGAAGGCCACTGCCCGTGCGCGTGCCGCCGCCGAGGCCGAGGAGCGGGTACGCGCGCTCGCCGCCGGCAACACGGTCGCGGGTGCGAAGGCGACCGCGACCTCGCTCGCGTCGTCCGGGTACGGCTGGGGCGCGGACCAGTTCCAGTGCCTCGACAACCTGTGGACCAAGGAGTCCGGCTGGGACTACCGGGCCGTCAACCCGAACGGCGGCGCGACCGGCATCCCGCAGGCGCTCCCCGGCTCGAAGATGGCGACGATCGCTCCGGACTGGCAGACGAACGCGACCACCCAGATCACCTGGGGGCTGCGCTACATCAGCGAGGCGT includes:
- a CDS encoding phospholipase — encoded protein: MPGHTPEPTPTTASTRREALDTPTRRARRALRRRATIVAGGAAVLAIAGGALTVGTQPAIGEALGLPSGSASASATTTPRPALSGTALDRAQAAATISTAQTVMRTANDKTDTSALARRVDALSDYRQLSGAALTTRISSTVASTAHVEQASATQDRRDVDAEAAAAAKATARARAAAEAEERVRALAAGNTVAGAKATATSLASSGYGWGADQFQCLDNLWTKESGWDYRAVNPNGGATGIPQALPGSKMATIAPDWQTNATTQITWGLRYISEAYGTPCAAWAHSQASNFY